The following are from one region of the Serinus canaria isolate serCan28SL12 chromosome 8, serCan2020, whole genome shotgun sequence genome:
- the LRRC41 gene encoding LOW QUALITY PROTEIN: leucine-rich repeat-containing protein 41 (The sequence of the model RefSeq protein was modified relative to this genomic sequence to represent the inferred CDS: inserted 1 base in 1 codon), translated as MAARCGRSVAEAVMAAERPCSLFALSAAAVSRSMAXLERDVWALPGHLLRGLLPLLTIFHLERAEDAARRAGLSTQPIWRKLWDDVMKTRPPNSESITCWRKKFLETFFSNVLHGVLDVSSDWRLHDRHFSPLLHSSPHVSQLTLCNMLQGAVELTAEHNHKVLENLAASLRVLKFQHLLSCDQSIRRSLVLLLHRLIHHGSVSHVSMCSWPVPDTVLLVLILTMSAGFWRSGNALACHGSPCGLCREEDKAQSQESAQEGAERDCSAEREGSGAENQKRSPKEAHACMTSVLSGPRSPPLQNPACEETSSEVPCGHTSIQGGSSPRSSSEQLSCHPIPQKTRRRQKPAVGRKRRCLRRSRGHYADPEDLYDFVFTVAREDNSGLLDKIGTTEGENTENWTSSSPRPPCTGHVGCKKRGGPAGTLSLKSAHRFRSVSTLELFSIPLTGETCRTLSNLLSSWVSLENLVLSYNGLNANISCILSGLRALSRHPECRFRVLRVSDMFSHMPCMELVRCVLSALPQLHTLSVSFDLKNQLEGSRPEASLSCSEAEIPESCLEVLEIRFPREPLHTAFLLPVLKASKSLQQLSLDSATLPCPQELGLLLEVLKECTPNLRKLSFHDVNLADHQKEVLLLLQDPGLQEITFSFCRLFESSTAEFLLEIINTVKRNSSLKSLKLPGNRLGNHRLVALADIFSEDSSSSLCQLDVSSNCIKPDGLLEFTKKLEGHIQQRGGQLPFTHLRLFQNWLDQDAETAQEALRRLRAVCSVVNDAWDSSQAFADYISVM; from the exons ATGGCGGCGCGGTGCGGGCGGTCCGTGGCCGAGGCGGTGATGGCGGCTGAGCGGCCGTGCAGCTTGTTCGCGCTGAGCGCGGCCGCCGTGAGCCGCAGCATGG GCCTGGAGCGGGACGTCTGGG CGCTGCCCGGGCACCTCCTGCGGGGGCTCCTGCCGCTCCTCACCATCTTCCATCTCGAGCGGGCCGAGGACGCCGCGCGGAGAGCAG GCCTCTCGACACAGCCCATCTGGCGCAAGCTGTGGGACGATGTGATGAAAACCAGGCCGCCCAACTCGGAG AGCATAACATGCTGGAGGAAGAAGTTCCTTGAAACATTCTTCTCCAACGTCCTCCATGGTGTCTTGGATGTTTCCTCTGACTGGCGCCTCCACGATCGTCACTTTTCacctctgctgcacagctccccGCACGTTTCCCAGCTCACCCTGTGCAACATGCTGCAGGGGGCTGTGGAACTCACTGCCGAGCACAACCACAAAGTGCTGGAAAACCTGGCTGCCTCCCTGCGGGTCCTGAAGTTCCAGCACCTCCTCTCCTGCGACCAGTCTATCAGGCGCTCGCTGGTTTTGCTCCTTCACCGGCTGATCCACCACGGCTCTGTCAGCCACGTGTCCATGTGCTCCTGGCCTGTTCCTGACACGGTTCTTCTCGTCCTCATCCTGACCATGAGCGCTGGGTTCTGGCGCTCAGGAAATGCCCTCGCCTGTCACGGCAGCCCATGTGGCCTTTGCAGAGAGGAGGACAAAGCCCAAAGCCAGGAGTcagcacaggagggagcagagagggactGTAGTGCTGAGCGGGAGGGGAGTGGTGCTGAGAACCAGAAGAGATCCCCAAAAGAGGCTCATGCTTGCATGACCTCTGTCCTCTCTGGCCCCAGAAGTCCTCCCCTGCAAAACCCAGCCTGTGAAGAGACAAGCAGTGAGGTGCCCTGTGGCCACACCAGCATTCAGGGGGGCTCTTCCCCTCgttccagctcagagcagctgtccTGTCACCCCATTCCTCAAAAGACACGCAGACGGCAGAAACCTGCAGTGGGGAGGAAACGTCGCTGCCTCAGACGGAGCAGGGGACACTATGCTGACCCAGAAGATCTCtatgattttgtttttactgttgCTAGAGAGGATAATTCAGGGTTACTGGACAAAATCGGGACCACAGAGGGAGAGAACACTGAGAACTGGACTAGTTCCTCCCCAAGACCTCCATGCACTGGCCATGTTGGCTGTAAGAAAAGAGGAGGACCTGCTGGAACCCTTTCTCTGAAATCCGCTCACCGCTTCCGAAGTGTCTCCACGCTGGAATTGTTCTCCATTCCTTTGACTGGGGAGACATGTCGGACTCTGAGTAacctgctgagctcctgggtgTCTTTAGAAAACCTGGTTCTGTCCTACAATG GCCTGAATGCCAACATCTCCTGCATCCTCTCTGGGCTCCGGGCCCTGTCCCGCCACCCAGAGTGCCGCTTCCGCGTGCTCCGTGTCAGCGACATGTTCTCCCACATGCCCTGCATGGAGCTCGTCCGCTGCGTCCTGAGcgccctgccccagctccacacGCTCTCCGTCAGCTTCGACCTCAAAAAccagctggagggcagcaggcCAGAGGCGAGTCTGAGCTGCAGCGAGGCAGAAATCCCAG AAAGCtgcctggaggtgctggagatCAGATTCCCCAGGGAACCTCTGCACACTGCgttcctgctgccagtgctcaAGGCGTCCAAGTCCCTCCAGCAGCTGTCCCTTGACAGTGCCacactgccctgtccccaggagctcGGGCTCCTTTTGGAGGTGCTCAAAG AGTGTACTCCAAATTTGAGGAAACTGAGCTTTCATGATGTGAACCTGGCTGACCACCAGAAAGAagttctgcttctgcttcaGGATCCTGGCCTGCAAG AAAtcaccttttccttctgccGGCTGTTTGAAAGCTCTACTGCTGAGTTTTTGTTAGAAATAATCAATACAGTGAAAAGAAATTCATCACTCAAGAGCCTCAAACTGCCTGGGAACCGCCTTG GGAATCACAGGCTGGTTGCCCTTGCAGACATTTTCTCTGAAgattcctcctcttctctctgccAGCTGGATGTCAG CTCAAATTGCATCAAACCTGATGGGCTCCTGGAGTTCACAAAGAAGCTGGAAGGCCACATCCAGCAGAGAGGGGGACAGCTTCCATTCACACACCTCCGCCTCTTCCAGAACTGGCTGGACCAGGATGCAGAGACAGCGCAGGAGGCACTGCGGCGTCTCAGAGCCGTGTGCAGTGTCGTCAACGATGCCTGGGACTCCTCCCAGGCCTTCGCCGACTACATCAGTGTCATGTGa
- the LOC103814992 gene encoding cytochrome b-c1 complex subunit 6, mitochondrial, which yields MGQRGEPEEEEEELVDPLTTLREQCEQIEQCVKARERLEVCNERVSSRSQTEEQCTEELFDFLHARDHCVAHKLFSKLK from the exons ATGGGGCAGCGCGGCGAGCCCGAG gaggaagaggaagagctcGTG GACCCCCTGACCACGCTGCGGGAGCAGTGCGAGCAGATAGAGCAATGCGTGAAGGCGCGGGAGCGGCTGGAGGTGTGTAACGAGCGGGTGTCCTCCCGCTCCCAGACTGAGGAGCAGTGCACTGAGGAGCTCTTCGACTTCCTGCACGCCAGGGACCACTGT GTTGCTCACAAGCTTTTCAGTAAGCTGAAGTGA
- the RAD54L gene encoding DNA repair and recombination protein RAD54-like: protein MRRSLAPSQLAKRKAGDEDEEEEEEDWQPPTGRKRQKAAAETESGECYRSPFRKPLAPLTNRPHCLDSSQHEAFIRSILSKPFKVPIPNYKGPLGLRSLGVKRAGLRGPLHDPFEEGALVLYEPPVLSAHDQLKIDKDKAPVHVVVDPVLSRVLRPHQREGVKFLWDCVTSRRIPGSHGCIMADEMGLGKTLQCITLMWTLLRQSPDCKPEIEKAVVVSPSSLVRNWYNEVEKWLGGRIQPLAIDGGSKEEIDRKLAGFMSQHGLRVPSPILIISYETFRLHAEVLQKGTVGLVICDEGHRLKNSENQTYQALNSLNTPRRVLISGTPIQNDLLEYFSLVHFVNSGILGTAQEFKRHFEMPILKGRDADASEAERHKGEERLKELISIVNRCLIRRTSDILSKYLPVKIEQVVCCRLTPLQTELYKNFLKQAKPVEELKEGKISVSSLSSITSLKKLCNHPALIYDKCVEEEEGFIGALGLFPSGYSTKSVEPQLSGKMLVLDYILAVTKSTSNDKVVLVSNYTQTLDLFEKLCRSRRYLYVRLDGTMSIKKRAKIVERFNSPSSPEFIFMLSSKAGGCGLNLIGANRLVMFDPDWNPANDEQAMARVWRDGQKKMCYIYRLLSTGTIEEKIFQRQTHKKALSSCVVDEEQDVERHFSLGELKELFTLNETTTSDTHDKIKCRRCVNGHQVRPPPDGSDCTSDLSQWHHCADRRGLQDSVLRAAWDAAVTFTFHHHSHEEQRGIP from the exons ATG AGGAGGAGCCTGGCCCCCAGCCAGCTGGCCAAGAGGAAGGCGGGCGAtgaagatgaggaagaggaggaggaggactgGCAGCCCCCGACG GGCCGGAAGAGGCAGAAGGCAGCTGCTGAGACAGAGAGTGGAGAATGTTACCGGTCGCCTTTCCGCAAACCCTTGGCTCCACTGACCAACAGACCCCACTGCCTGGACAGCAGTCAGCAC GAGGCTTTTATCCGCAGTATTTTGTCCAAACCCTTCAAAGTCCCCATTCCAAATTATAAAG GGCCCCTGGGCTTGCGCTCACTGGGAGTCAAACGGGCAGGACTGAGGGGTCCTCTCCATGACCCATTTGAGGAGGGAGCTCTGGTTCTGTACGAGCCCCCAGTGCTGAGTGCCCATGACCAGCTGAAAATAGACAA AGACAAGGCACCTGTCCATGTTGTGGTGGATCCTGTCCTCAGCCGTGTTTTACGACCCCATCAGAGAGAA GGGGTGAAATTCCTCTGGGACTGTGTGACGAGCCGGCGGATCCCTGGGAGCCATGGCTGCATCATGGCAGATGAAATGGGGCTGGGCAAAACTCTGCAGTGCATCACTCTCATGTGGACACTTCTCCGGCAAAGCCCAGACTGCAAGCCTGAAATTGAGAAAGCCGTGGTGGTGTCTCCCTCCAGCCTGGTGAGAAACTGGTACAATGAAGTAGAGAAATGGCTGGGGGGAAGGATCCAGCCACTGGCCATTGATGGAGGCTCCAAAGAAGAGATTGATCGTAAACTAG CTGGCTTTATGAGCCAGCATGGCCTGCGAGTGCCTTCACCCATCCTGATCATCTCCTATGAGACCTTCCGACTGCACGCCGAGGTGCTGCAGAAGGGCACTGTTGGGCTGGTCATATGTGATGAG GGCCATAGACTGAAGAATTCTGAAAACCAAACTTACCAGGCTCTCAACAGCTTAAACACACCTCGACGAGTCCTTATCTCAGGCACCCCTATTCAGAATGACCTGCTGGAGTATTTCAGCCTGGTGCACTTTGTCAATTCGGGCATCCTGG GAACTGCACAGgaatttaaaagacattttgaaatgcCCATCTTGAAAGGAAGAGATGCAGATGCAAGTGAAGCTGAGCGACACAAGGGAGAAGAGAGGCTTAAAGAGCTAATCAGTATTGTGAACAG GTGTTTAATTCGGAGAACTTCAGACATCCTGTCCAAATACCTGCCAGTGAAGATTGAACAGGTGGTCTGCTGCAG ACTGACACCTCTGCAGACTGAGCTGTACAAGAACTTCCTGAAGCAAGCCAAGCCAgtggaggagctgaaggagggcaaaatcagtgtttcttctctctcttccatcACATCCTTGAAGAAGCTCTGTAATC ATCCTGCTCTTATCTATGATAAGTGTgtagaagaggaagaaggatttATTGGAGCCCTGGGCTTGTTCCCTTCTGGCTACAGCACCAAATCTGTGGAGCCCCAGCTTTCGG GAAAGATGCTGGTCTTGGATTACATCCTTGCTGTTACCAAAAGCACCAGTAATGACAAGGTGGTTTTAGTGTCTAACTACACTCAGACACTGGACCTATTTGAAAAGCTCTGCCGGAGCAGAAG GTATCTGTATGTGCGGCTGGACGGCACCATGTCCATTAAAAAGAGAGCGAAGATCGTGGAGCGGTTCAACAGCCCCTCG AGCCCCGAGTTCATCTTCATGTTAAGCAGCAAAGCAGGTGGCTGTGGTTTGAACCTGATCGGGGCCAACAGGCTGGTGATGTTCGACCCCGACTGGAACCCGGCCAATGACGAGCAGGCCATGGCTCGCGTGTGGCGGGACGGCCAGAAGAAGATGTGCTACATATACCGACTGCTCTCG ACAGGGACCATAGAGGAGAAGATATTCCAGCGCCAGACCCACAAGAAGGCCCTGAGCAGCTGCGTGGTGGATGAAGAGCAGGATGTAGAAAGGCATTTCTCCCTTGGAGAGCTGAAGGAGCTCTTCACACTGAATGAGACCACCACCAGTGACACCCACGACAA GATCAAGTGTCGCCGCTGTGTGAACGGGCACCAGGTGCGGCCCCCTCCCGACGGCTCCGACTGCACCTCGGACCTGTCCCAGTGGCACCACTGCGCGGACCGGCGCGGGCTGCAGGACTCTGTGCTGAGGGCGGCGTGGGACGCTGCTGTCACCTTCACCTTCCATCATCACTCCCATGAGGAGCAGCGAGGGATACCCTAG